The following nucleotide sequence is from cyanobacterium endosymbiont of Braarudosphaera bigelowii.
TGTTTGTCTCTGCATATTTACAATATAAGCGTAGCAACCAACTTAACTTGGACTAAGTTTCTATGTAATTAAATGGAACCCTATCATGAATGATAGGGTTCCATAATACGATTTTAATCATGTTCTACTGATTAGGTTCAGGTTAAATATATAAATAAATGTCTACTAAAAATAATCTCCAAACTTCAAGTTCTCAGTCTATAAAATTGTTACCTAAAATCGGATTACTAACAATGTTCCGATTGGGTTTATTTCAAATGGGTTTAGGAATTATGTCTTTACTGACCTTAGGCGTTATAAACCGAGTCATGATTGATGAGTTAAAAGTTATTCCTTGGGTTGCGGCTGTAGCAATTGCTATGTATCAATTTGTGAGTCCTGCAAAAATTTGGTTTGGACAAATGTCAGATTCAAAACCGATAAAAGGATATCATAGAACAGTCTATATATGGATTGGAGCAGCCTTTTTTACAAGTCTTTCTTATCTAGCACTTCAGGTAGCCTGGAAACTTGGTCAAAGTATACAGAATATAGGTTGGGAATGGAGGACTGATATATGGGCTATTGTATTAGGGTTGGTTTTTGCTTGTTATGGATTAGCTCTTAGTATGAGTTCAACTCCCTTCGCTGCATTATTAGTTGATATCTCTGATGATGATAACAGATCTCAACTAATAGGTATAGTATGGTCAATGTTAATGATAGGTATTGTAATCGGGGCAATTATAAGCTCACAATTACTAAATACTCCTGAAATTTGTGGACCTAGCATTATGACATATAACTCAAGCCAAGGTTCTAAGATAGTTGATATAAGTGTTTTAAAAAATACTGTTAATCCTGTCTTCGTTTTAATGCCAATGATTGTTTTAGGACTATGTTTGATATCTACATGGGGAATAGAGTCAAATTATTCCAGATTCTCTACACGTTCAAATCATAGTCAGAGAGAGGATCAAATTACTCTAAAAGAATCTCTAAAAGTTTTAACAGCAAGTCGTCAAACTTTTGTTTTTTTCAGCTTTATACTCATATTGACCCTCAGCTTATTTATGCAAGATGCTGTTATGGAACCTTATGGAGGTGAAGTGTTTGGAATGTGTATTTCTGAAACAACACAGTTAAATGCTTTTTTTGGAATGGGTACTCTTTTTGGTATAGGATTAACAGGTTTTTTAATATTGCCAAAATTAGGTAAG
It contains:
- a CDS encoding BCD family MFS transporter produces the protein MSTKNNLQTSSSQSIKLLPKIGLLTMFRLGLFQMGLGIMSLLTLGVINRVMIDELKVIPWVAAVAIAMYQFVSPAKIWFGQMSDSKPIKGYHRTVYIWIGAAFFTSLSYLALQVAWKLGQSIQNIGWEWRTDIWAIVLGLVFACYGLALSMSSTPFAALLVDISDDDNRSQLIGIVWSMLMIGIVIGAIISSQLLNTPEICGPSIMTYNSSQGSKIVDISVLKNTVNPVFVLMPMIVLGLCLISTWGIESNYSRFSTRSNHSQREDQITLKESLKVLTASRQTFVFFSFILILTLSLFMQDAVMEPYGGEVFGMCISETTQLNAFFGMGTLFGIGLTGFLILPKLGKKQTTKIGCIFSIICFTLIIFSGVMESQNLLKFGLLLLGLASGTITAGATSLMLDLTVAETAGTFIGAWGLSQAMARGFSTVLGGVILYIGKSIFSTPVFSYSLVFLMQSIGMLFAINVLKYVSVKEFQNDAKSAISVVMEGDLEG